A window of the Lolium perenne isolate Kyuss_39 chromosome 7, Kyuss_2.0, whole genome shotgun sequence genome harbors these coding sequences:
- the LOC127317061 gene encoding probable polyamine transporter At3g13620, producing the protein MNQEILIMTKQPSQSQEENARSHGTTAQEHDTQQDQELQHGYNAQQGVGTTSSRSSHQRKITLIPLVFLIYFEVAGGPYGSEKAVRAAGPLFTLLGFLIFPFAWGVPESLVTAELASAFPGNGGFVLWADHAFGPLAGSLIGTWKYLSIVINIAAYPALVADYVGSVAPAIAEPGRARTGTVVGMTLFLSFMNYAGLSIVGWGAVTLGIVSLAPFALMTAMSVPKLRPRRWASQVKGRKDWRMFFNTLFWNLNYWDSASTMAGEVDRPERTFPRALAVAVVLIAVSYLLPLMAATGATDAPPDAWVNGYLADAAGIIGGRWLKYWTGAGAVISSIGMFEAQMSSGAFQLLGMADLGLLPAVFARRAARTGTPWVAIVASTAVAIAVSFLGFDDVIATANFLYSLGTLLEFASFLWLRAKHPELKRPYRVPLPLPALVAMCAVPSAFLAYVCVVAGWRVFVMAAGLTALGVGWHGVMRVCRAKKLLRFSNAVAADYREADARDTV; encoded by the exons ATGAACCAAGAAATCCTAATAATGACCAAACAGCCATCACAGAGTCAGGAAGAAAATGCACGATCGCATGGCACCACCGCGCAGGAACATGACACGCAACAAGACCAAGAGCTGCAGCACGGCTACAACGCGCAACAAGGCGTTGGCACGACGTCGTCCAGGTCCAGCCACCAGCGCAAGATCACGCTGATTCCACTCGTCTTCCTCATCTACTTCGAGGTGGCCGGCGGGCCGTACGGGTCCGAGAAGGCGGTCCGCGCGGCGGGGCCGCTCTTCACGCTGCTCGGCTTCCTCATCTTCCCATTCGCGTGGGGCGTCCCGGAGTCGCTCGTCACCGCCGAGCTCGCCTCCGCGTTCCCGGGCAACGGCGGCTTCGTCCTGTGGGCCGACCACGCCTTCGGCCCGCTCGCCGGATCCCTCATCGGCACGTGGAAGTACCTCAGCATCGTCATCAACATCGCCGCCTATCCGGCCCTCGTCGCCGACTACGTCGGCAGCGTCGCCCCCGCGATCGCGGAGCCCGGCAGGGCGCGCACGGGCACGGTGGTCGGCATGACGCTCTTCCTCTCCTTCATGAACTACGCTGGACTGAGCATCGTCGGGTGGGGCGCCGTGACGCTAGGCATAGTGTCGTTGGCCCCGTTCGCGCTGATGACGGCCATGTCGGTGCCCAAGTTGCGGCCGCGGCGGTGGGCGTCGCAGGTGAAGGGGAGGAAGGACTGGAGGATGTTCTTCAACACCCTTTTCTGGAACCTCAACTACTGGGACAGCGCGAGCACGATGGCCGGAGAGGTGGACCGGCCAGAGCGGACGTTCCCGAGGGCGCTGGCAGTGGCGGTTGTTCTGATCGCCGTCAGCTATCTGCTGCCGCTTATGGCGGCGACGGGCGCCACGGACGCACCGCCGGATGCGTGGGTGAACGGCTACCTGGCCGATGCCGCAG GCATCATTGGGGGCCGGTGGCTCAAGTACTGGACGGGCGCCGGCGCGGTTATCTCCTCTATCGGTATGTTCGAGGCCCAGATGAGCAGCGGCGCGTTCCAGCTACTGGGCATGGCTGACCTGGGCCTCCTCCCGGCCGTCTTcgcccgccgcgccgcccgcACCGGTACCCCGTGGGTGGCCATTGTTGCGTCGACGGCAGTGGCGATTGCCGTCTCCTTCCTCGGCTTCGACGACGTGATTGCCACAGCCAACTTCCTCTACAGCCTCGGTACGCTGCTGGAGTTCGCCTCCTTCCTCTGGCTCCGCGCCaagcacccggagctgaagcgccCCTACCgtgtgccgctgccgctgcccgcGCTGGTGGCCATGTGCGCCGTGCCGTCGGCGTTCCTGGCCTACGTGTGCGTCGTGGCCGGGTGGAGGGTGTTCGTCATGGCCGCAGGGCTGACAGCGCTCGGCGTCGGGTGGCACGGTGTCATGAGGGTGTGCAGGGCCAAGAAGCTGCTCAGGTTCAGCAACGCGGTTGCTGCCGACTATCGAGAGGCAGATGCTAGAGACACCGTCTGA